In Leptolyngbya sp. 'hensonii', a genomic segment contains:
- a CDS encoding ParA family protein codes for MAKLKAKVPPPVFPPVLTSLSLAGGQGKTTLSLFIGRLVALEGPVLFVDADPQHSLTTFLGVDPATRPNLLDLLTTSPKQLSLQDAIHPVPDHENLFLIPSNSSLETANIALANSGLSLFSLRDRLTQADELLEGKPLLSSFKLAIVDPCPTQSHLALTSLGAGTLWIIPAEANVKGTESLITTLELIDKYQTKLADRHLLGVVPFRARWTGLHPTQTTKDNIEVMREVVGEENVLPHILDSEVYKRAIDQRCLPRDLNKPDLEYPLEKLLERIRPHFTS; via the coding sequence ATGGCAAAACTTAAGGCTAAAGTTCCCCCCCCGGTTTTCCCTCCCGTGCTGACTTCCCTTTCCCTGGCAGGGGGGCAGGGAAAAACAACCCTTTCCCTTTTCATTGGGCGATTGGTAGCCCTGGAGGGACCTGTTCTTTTTGTAGATGCCGATCCACAACATTCCCTGACAACATTTTTAGGCGTCGATCCCGCCACTCGTCCCAATCTGCTGGATCTGTTGACGACTTCCCCCAAGCAGCTCTCCCTGCAGGATGCGATCCATCCCGTTCCCGATCACGAGAATCTATTTTTGATTCCCTCCAACTCTTCCTTAGAAACCGCCAATATCGCCCTGGCCAATTCCGGCTTGAGCCTGTTCTCGCTGCGCGATCGGTTAACTCAGGCCGATGAACTGCTAGAGGGTAAGCCCTTACTGAGTTCCTTCAAATTGGCGATCGTGGACCCCTGCCCAACTCAATCCCATCTGGCCTTGACCAGCTTGGGAGCTGGGACTCTCTGGATCATCCCAGCCGAGGCCAATGTCAAAGGCACGGAGTCCCTCATTACCACCCTGGAACTGATTGACAAGTATCAAACCAAGCTGGCAGACAGGCATTTACTGGGAGTCGTCCCATTTCGGGCCCGCTGGACTGGCCTGCATCCGACTCAAACCACCAAAGACAATATCGAAGTCATGCGGGAGGTGGTCGGGGAGGAAAACGTCCTGCCCCACATCCTCGATAGTGAGGTGTACAAGCGCGCGATCGATCAGCGTTGCCTCCCCCGAGACCTGAATAAACCGGATCTGGAATACCCTCTGGAAAAGCTCCTGGAACGCATCCGTCCTCACTTTACCTCTTGA
- a CDS encoding 8-oxoguanine deaminase, giving the protein MPTLLVKNIRTLVTMDANRREIGHAALLIRDNIIEQVGTTLELPQTADEVLDLQGQHMVLPGLVNTHHHFYQTLTRAIPAAQNCDLFNWLQTLYPIWAKLTPESIYVSAQMAAAELILSGCTTASDHLYLYPNGSTLDDEIRAIQQIGLRFHASRGSMSLGQTQGGLPPDSIVEQEADILQDSQRLIEQYHDNARHAMLRITLAPCSPFSVSPDLMRESAALARSYPGIRLHTHLAENKSDVDYSLATFNMTPGDYVESVGWLGEDVWHAHCVQLDDRAIQAFGKTGTGVAHCPCSNMRLASGMAPIRKMLNHQVPVGLGVDGSASNDTSNLISEARTAFLMARVRELDATAMTAREALELATLGGAKVLGRDDIGSLAPGMAADFIAINLDRPEFAGALHDPIAAMIFCQVNTVDYSFINGRKVVDRGQLTTLELATLVEKHNHLAAQLIA; this is encoded by the coding sequence ATGCCTACGTTGCTCGTCAAAAATATCCGAACGCTGGTTACGATGGATGCCAACCGACGGGAAATTGGCCATGCAGCTCTACTAATTCGAGACAATATCATCGAGCAGGTAGGGACAACACTGGAGCTACCTCAAACAGCAGATGAGGTGCTTGATTTACAGGGACAGCACATGGTCCTGCCGGGGCTTGTCAATACCCACCATCACTTTTACCAAACCCTCACCCGTGCCATCCCCGCAGCGCAAAATTGTGACTTATTCAATTGGCTACAAACCCTTTACCCCATTTGGGCTAAGCTGACTCCAGAATCCATTTATGTCAGTGCCCAAATGGCTGCCGCTGAGTTGATCTTGTCAGGTTGTACAACGGCCAGCGATCACCTCTATCTCTATCCCAATGGGAGTACGCTAGATGATGAAATTCGAGCCATCCAGCAAATTGGGCTCCGCTTCCATGCGAGTCGTGGCAGCATGAGCCTGGGGCAAACCCAGGGCGGACTGCCTCCAGATAGCATCGTCGAGCAAGAAGCCGATATTTTGCAAGATAGCCAGCGGCTGATTGAGCAATATCATGACAATGCCCGCCATGCCATGCTCCGGATTACCCTTGCGCCCTGTTCCCCCTTTTCGGTATCACCAGATTTGATGCGGGAATCAGCCGCCCTGGCCCGATCGTATCCCGGCATCCGGCTCCACACCCACTTAGCAGAAAACAAGTCGGATGTGGACTACAGTTTAGCGACCTTTAATATGACCCCCGGTGATTATGTTGAATCGGTTGGCTGGTTGGGTGAAGATGTCTGGCATGCCCATTGTGTTCAGTTAGACGATCGGGCCATTCAAGCTTTTGGCAAAACGGGAACGGGGGTTGCCCATTGTCCCTGCAGTAACATGCGCCTCGCCAGCGGTATGGCTCCCATTCGCAAAATGCTCAATCACCAGGTCCCTGTAGGCTTAGGAGTAGATGGATCGGCTTCCAATGACACCTCCAACCTGATCAGCGAAGCCCGAACTGCTTTTCTGATGGCCCGAGTGCGGGAACTAGATGCCACCGCAATGACGGCGCGAGAGGCCTTGGAATTGGCCACGCTTGGCGGTGCAAAAGTGCTGGGCCGGGACGATATTGGCTCTCTGGCCCCTGGTATGGCCGCAGATTTTATTGCCATCAACCTCGATCGGCCTGAATTTGCAGGAGCCCTCCATGATCCGATCGCAGCCATGATTTTCTGCCAGGTCAATACGGTAGATTACAGCTTTATCAATGGCAGAAAAGTGGTCGATCGGGGGCAATTAACCACGCTCGAACTGGCAACATTGGTTGAAAAACACAATCACCTGGCTGCCCAGCTCATCGCCTAA
- a CDS encoding glutathione S-transferase family protein: protein MTPRNRQVEATFNGQMMITARGPETKVSEADFPADAEFYFVCYACGQISQAAIENCCKLLTLSPLKTYTAMTTPPCSWPQLETLTDFELDPVNGPTNAQARLRLFGCSEADVRVTLYRDHHAWCPYCQKVWLWLEEKQIPYRIEKVTMFCYGEKEDWYKRKVRSGMLPALELDGRLTTESDDILLVLERAFGPLGAGMEDPTVIPLRRLERLLFRVWCTWLCYPSGSPAQEQRSREQFQEVVTRVEAALASTPGPYFLEEFGTADVIFTPYVERMHASLFYYKGYALREENPQLAAWFAAMESRPTYRGTQSDFHTHAHDLPPQMGGCWENGEPQTRLNQARVDHGPWFGLPDVAYPEPETSRMEALHRVLKHRANLIRVNPADDRLFDEALRCALTYLITGEVCTPPPGSDVALRYLRDRISVPRDMSIYAAKRLREALEQTAALAGDRQGPPIPVQHRRDQDPANFASPAFKQEVGPKSSD from the coding sequence TTGACACCAAGAAATCGCCAGGTAGAGGCCACCTTCAACGGCCAGATGATGATCACTGCACGAGGTCCAGAGACCAAAGTTTCGGAAGCCGATTTCCCCGCCGATGCTGAGTTTTATTTTGTCTGCTATGCCTGTGGTCAGATATCACAGGCAGCGATTGAAAACTGCTGTAAGCTATTAACTTTGAGCCCCTTAAAGACCTACACTGCTATGACCACTCCCCCCTGCAGTTGGCCACAACTGGAAACGCTAACAGACTTTGAATTGGATCCGGTGAATGGCCCAACCAATGCTCAGGCCCGGTTACGCTTGTTTGGGTGCTCCGAAGCGGATGTCCGGGTGACTTTATACCGCGACCACCATGCCTGGTGCCCCTACTGCCAGAAGGTTTGGCTGTGGCTGGAGGAGAAACAGATCCCCTACCGCATCGAAAAAGTGACCATGTTTTGCTACGGGGAGAAAGAAGACTGGTACAAACGCAAGGTCCGATCGGGCATGTTACCGGCATTGGAACTGGATGGCCGCCTGACTACAGAGAGCGACGACATTTTGCTGGTTCTGGAACGGGCTTTTGGTCCACTGGGAGCAGGGATGGAAGACCCCACCGTGATACCCCTGCGGCGACTGGAGCGGCTGCTATTCCGAGTCTGGTGTACCTGGCTTTGCTATCCATCTGGCTCCCCGGCGCAGGAGCAACGTAGTCGGGAGCAGTTCCAAGAAGTTGTAACCAGGGTCGAAGCAGCGCTGGCCAGTACTCCAGGCCCCTACTTCCTGGAAGAGTTTGGCACTGCCGATGTCATCTTCACCCCCTATGTGGAACGTATGCATGCCAGTCTGTTCTACTACAAGGGCTACGCCCTCAGGGAAGAAAATCCGCAGCTTGCCGCCTGGTTTGCCGCCATGGAAAGCCGACCCACCTACCGGGGGACCCAAAGTGATTTCCATACCCATGCCCATGACTTACCACCCCAGATGGGAGGGTGCTGGGAAAATGGGGAACCCCAGACCCGGCTCAATCAGGCGCGGGTGGATCACGGTCCCTGGTTTGGCTTGCCGGATGTTGCCTATCCGGAACCGGAAACCTCCCGGATGGAAGCATTGCATCGGGTTCTCAAGCATCGAGCCAATCTGATTCGGGTGAATCCTGCCGACGATCGATTGTTCGATGAAGCCCTGCGCTGTGCCCTCACCTACCTGATCACGGGTGAGGTCTGCACGCCGCCGCCGGGGTCTGATGTAGCCCTGCGATATTTACGCGATCGGATCAGCGTCCCCCGAGACATGTCCATCTATGCGGCCAAGCGGTTGCGGGAAGCCCTGGAGCAGACTGCTGCCTTGGCCGGGGATAGGCAGGGTCCACCCATTCCGGTGCAGCATCGGCGAGATCAGGACCCGGCCAACTTTGCCAGCCCTGCATTCAAGCAGGAGGTTGGGCCAAAATCCAGTGATTAG